The Hevea brasiliensis isolate MT/VB/25A 57/8 chromosome 9, ASM3005281v1, whole genome shotgun sequence nucleotide sequence CTCGGCCTTTCACTAAATTGAGATGCGGATCAACTTCATCGGCTCCGTCAGTTGAAAGTCGATAATTGGATACGAGTCAAGGTCTGATAAGGGGATTCCCAAAGAAAGAGCTTGTTCATGGGTCATGTTCCATGTGGGTATGCCTATAATGTTCTTGAGCTTGCCTTGACGCAAAAGCTCACCAATTCGGTCCACAGCATGTTTGTCGGTGGAGCCGGTGCCAAGACCGATAACCATGCCGGATTCGACGTACTCGACCGCTTTATAGGCAGCGATTTTCTTGAGCTCGTCTTGGGTCAGTAATACCGGGGATGGAGACACAGGAGACAAGCCTGTCTCCATGGATGCAGAGGCAATAAAATTGAAATGAGGATAAGGAATGGCCATTTCTTGAATATAGGAAACCAAATAAATAAAGGAACAAATGGGTTAATTCAGTGGAAAAGAGTTTGCCCAGAATCACTTGCAGGGCAGACAAAATCTAGATGAAAAAGGAAATGCATTTGAAAGAAAGGTGAAGGAGAAGGAGGAAACCCAGATGATAGAATCATGGTTGCAGAGAGGGAAGACTGGAGGAAGGGTGAAGACgttgagttcatggaagagaatatATACAGAGGAGAAGGGCAATGATTGGTTATCGCACGTCACATAGATTGTGCACAAAATAGCTCCAaagattttttaatttaacatCCTTAGATGGGTGAAGGCAGTAATTTTCGATTTTTGCTCGAatcttttgtttatttatttctttaattcagAAGTAGGAACTTTAATGTGTTTCAATCATAGGATTCCGTTCAACTTCTGGTGAGAGGCTAAAACACCACATAAATCTTTGTGTGATTTTATCTCTAACAGTTTGGATTTCATCTATTTCCCTGTTTGAAATGAGTACAACGTGATTTATTAATGTtagtattatattttattatattatattatataatttttattattaaatattttagaaAGATAGTatgatttttaataatttttttgattTAGTTTAATGGTACGCTATGGTATAATAAATATGAAGTCTATTAAAAtgtctttattattattttaaatatataaagagTTGTGGAGGTCTGTGATATGAGAGACAATAAATGACTAATATATGTGAGAGAGAGACCGAAGATTTTTAGGCCAAAGGGAGAAACTAAATATGAGGAACAATGAATATTTCTAAATAAAAAGGATAGGgtataattgaaattttataaattgtatAAGCATAAAATTGAAATGTAACAAATTTTAAATCATCTAAAATCAACAATTTGGTGGTTTAAAAATCTGTAATAAAATCATGATTAAGAAGTCATCACTTTATAACCTTAAATCATATTTCTCTAGAAACAATATTCACAAACAAGTAATATTATCATACCATATATTATGAAACTATAGGAAACCATCATCCAAATAAGGTGTATGGATTCATTATTTGTTCTAGATAATGGTTTCTTATGATTTTATGATGTATAGTATCTTAATGTTATTTGTTTGTGAAGATTGTTTTCAGAAAaaggtgatttaaagttgtaaagtAATGGTTTTTTAATAATgattgtactttaaattttcaaatGATCAAATTGTTAGTTTTAGATGGTTTAAAGTTCTTGCATTCCAATTTTATGGTCACATAATTTATAAAGTTTCAATTATACAACATTCTTTTTATTTAGAAATATTTCTTATTTCTCATTTTTAGTCTTTCCCTTTGACATAaaaatcttcactttctctccTCTCTCGTTTCTTACATCATAGGTCATTTACAACTCTATATACTTAAAACAGTAATAAGGATATTTTAGTAATCTTCATATTTATTATACTATACCATACCATTTAATCAAGTAAGAAAATGTTATTATATCATACAATCTTTCAAATCATGTTAACAATAAAAACTATACAATTTCTAAACATTTTAACAATAAAAATCAATATAATATAATACAGTCCAATACCACACATTAATAAATCATGCTGTACTCAATCCAAATAGgtgtttaatttttttctttaaatgacAGGGAAAattctaaaagaaaaaaaaaataatttttgcctaCAGAGTCCTAAACTAATTATGCAAAAGAAACCTCTTTCTATATATTAATCCTTGTAGAAGAGGTAAAACCCACATAAGTAGGAAAATTAATTTTTACCTACACAGTCCTAAACTAATTATACAAAGGAAACTTGTTTATATGTATTAATCCTTGTAGGAGACGGAAAACCCACCTACGCAAGAAAATTATGctcatatatgtgtatatatatgtgtgtgtgtatatacatATAAAATCATCGTTCTGCTTCCATTAAACGGTCTATTCTCGGTGATCCTTTTGCGCCCCTCCACTACAAAGATCTTGTAGCCTTTCTTTTTCCTAAACACCCTGATGGAGTTCAATTTTTCTTCTGGTATTATTTCTTCTTCTATGGCTGATTACAAGCCATGGAATAAGGTTTTAGCTTATTCTTTCACTCTTGCAGATTTGTCTCTAGTTAGTACTACTCCCACTGCTACGAATATTCCTGAAAGTTTCTTTCAAGAACAGCTAAAAATTGGTGATTATCACTATCCTATCCGGGACAAAGATAATCAATAAGAGCAGAAATCGACACCTTGTTTTTCTAACAACAAGGTTGATGAGATGGGAGAGTTGGGCAGTGATCAAGAGAAGCTCCAGATTGGTGTCAACAAATATCATGATTATTATTACTATTGTACTTTTGATGAGCATGTTGCTCATCTTTGCGAGTCTGTACCAGCTCATGGCGAGGATGATGGACAGCCCTTGAATTTGAAGGTGGATGAGAATAACGGTGGGATGGTATTGAGTACTAAGGAAGACATTGAGTCTGAGTTTGATTATTATCTTTTATCCATATATCGCAATGATGAATATATAGCAGATATGCTTGATTTGAAGGTGGATGAGAATAACAGTGGGATGGTATTGAGTTCTAAGGAAGATGCTAGATCTGAGTTTGATTATTCACTTTTCCCTATATATGGTGAGGACAAATATACAGCAGACATGCCTACTTTGAATGTGGATGAGAACAATAGGGGGATGGTATTGAGTTCTATGGAAGACATATAGTCTGAGTTTGATTGTTCTCTTTTCCCTATATATGGCGAGGACAAATATATATCTGGCTACTGATAGAGACTGCAATTTATATAAGCAAAGAGAAATTCCACGCCTGGCTACAGATGGGAATTGCTAGTTACATGGGTCTGATTAAACGGCCCGTATTCTTTTGTTCTTCAGAGAATTCTTCAAGCTTGGCCCGAtaaagacttacacgggtctccatagTTTACACTGATCGTGGTATACGGCCCGTGTACTGTGTTTCTTCTTTGGCTCTTTAGCTTTCTCTTGGCAGTTGGTTACTCGAGTATGTGATTttgcttacacgacccatgtaaagtGTACAGAAAGCATAGGACTTAGAGCTTGGcaatggaatttacaaaagttgaTAAAATCAATGATTATGCATGAGAATACTCATCTAAATGCtttgaaataatatacaaatgcactaaaatatatatatatataatacaagtgCATCAGTAATGGCATGTTGATTTCATAGGTTTTTTGCATCCCCACTTCCTAATCCAAGAATTTAATCTTTGTATTTATAAAGTAGTTTTATGTCTGCAGGTGGGACCTCATTGTATGTTAGGGGAAGGTCCACAAATGGGTGATAAATGCAGTGTGAAACGGTCTGTAATTGGTCGTCACTGCCGGATAGGTTCTAATGTGAAGGTATTATGATTTTTCTGTTGTTAATGTGAAGAACAAACACTGTAAATTCAGAAATGGAAAATGACATTTAaagcttttatttttattttgttatttcagGTTGTTAATTCAGTTATCATGAACCATGTTACCATTGGAGATGGTTGTTCCATCCAAGGTTCTGTGATTTGCAGCAATGTACATCTCCAAGAGCGAGTTGGGCTGAAAGATTGTCAGGTAATCTCTCTTCTCCAACCCACCGTAAAAATGTATGCACTCCAGTGCACACTTTCATGTGCCTTCTCCTTGCTTTTCATGCCAGGTTGGAGCAGGTTTTGTGGTTACTGCAGGCTGTGAGTACAAGGGAGAGTCCTTGGCCAGAAAAGAGAAATGAATAAATAGGGGGTGTCCCTAGCTAGAAACAGAAATGGAAATCTCAagaattaattacaattttgtACCATGATCATCATAGGTTTGGTGTGAATTTTTCTGTAACGGCTACCATTGCATGGTAGATCAGAACTATGGCAAGGAAAGGGAAATCCTAAGCTCAACAAGTGTATCATCCAGCTTttactttgttttattttatttttgggtTGGGAGAGGGGGGAGGGAGGGGCAGGGGGGTGATTATTTTTGGTTGTGCTGCATGCATCCCATGTATTTTTAATGACTGAATTACAATAGATTAGGTTCATTTTTGTCATATCATTTGTAAAAGATGCTCAAATTTTACTGGTTGTTGAATGGAAATGCCTTCATCATTCGTAAAGAATGTTGGTTATAGTTGCTTGTCTGTTGGTACCATAACCCCTTCGAGGGTTGGTATTAACTTCAATTCATCCATTCTAGAGACAAATGTAATTGGTTTCAAATAAAAGTTGCAGGCTTTATCAGAGTGAAAGATTGCTTCATTTGCAATCCTTAAAAACATTCGAACAAGTCGTTATTTCATACCCGGAAAGTATTCAAACAGGTTTCCTACGAGTCACAAAAACCAACCATTTGCCTTTGCTCTATCCTGTTTGCGTTAATTTACTGTGAAATTGATTAAAATGAGGCTCATGTGTTAATAGGAAGGTTTCTGTTGTTATATCTTGCAGAATACGTAAAGCAAACGCATCTTGGAAGAAAAACTTGATTAGTTGTTTGTTTATCAAGAATTGGTATAGCATATTATTCAACAGAATTATTTCTACAGATTTGGATTTTAAAGTTCTAAAAGCTGAGATTGGGGCAATTTTTTTTTACTATGTTTAAAAATTCTGCTAAGGTGCTACAGAATTGTCATGCCATTGATGCAGTTGGTCAACAAGGGGAAGATAGAAAAGTTTCTGCCAAATAATACAAGCTGCATTTTTCCAGAAGCCACTCAAAAGGCTGCTTAGGCCTACTAAAGACATTATACCCAGGCACCTGAGCGCATAGCCTCTCCTGGCATTAACAGACAGCAGAATTACATTACATCCTAACTACTATCTTATTACAAAAGATATGAAGTCATAACATCTGGATCGGTATCATATCTTTGCATAGTTGATAGAATTTTTCCCGTCATGACCTTTGCTAAAGAAATAACTGAAGTAATCTGAAAAGAGAATTGGCTTATATCTGGGTGCTGCTCCAGTCTCTAGCACTTCTGGTAGAGGTCCAATTAGAGCATCAGGTCCTGGATTGACAAAGATAGGAACTGAAACCCTATTCTTGCTTCCATTGGCAACCACACGATGCTCTATACTTTTATATTGGTCATTGCTCATTATCTGCAGCACATCTCCAATATTGATCACAAGTGCTCCATTAACTGGTGGGATATGAATCCAGCTATCCTCTTCAATTCCTCGAACATAAAGCCCGCCAATGTCATCTTGTAGGAGGACTGTGATGGATGAAATATCAGAATGACAGCCTACTCCGGTCACAAGTTCAGGATTAGGGCAATGAGGATAGTAGTTCAGGTTAATAGTTAGCGAACCCATTAAGGCATATTCTTTTTCTTTGTCAATCTCCCTCACATTGAGTTTTGTCAGTAGCAGCTCTAACAGCTTTTTGATAACCATTTCAACCCTCTTCATATAATCCAGCACTGGATCCCTGAAATGAAGCACCTTTAAGTCTCTTATAAATATGCATCTGTTCTGCTAAATCAAATGAGTGCAGTCATTAAGATaacattaatatattaatttggaTTGCAGGAAATGTTCTGTTGACCAAGGCATGGGTAACTTTCAAATTTGTGGGATGAACTAACGAAGCCATGCGTTAAGGGGATCGTTGTACATACCAATATGATTTCTCTCAGATTCGATTGCCTTTGCCTAGAGTAGCATCAGAAAATGGTAACATAAATATAGTAGAGCGCAACTAAACTTTGCACTCATTTTCATTCTGATAGGTGAAATTCAATTTGAATGAATCTCATGTCTTCTGACTGGAATCAGGATAAAATGCCTTTCAAAGATTGCTTTGGAAATCCCAATAATGgtgataataataaattaatactaAGAAGTAGTACAGGgtgaatatattttttttttataaaaagcagaactaaagaaatattaaataacttaGTAAAGACAATCTAAGAACTAATAAAACTGGAGCTAAAGTACTGATAAAGTGGATTTTATAACCATAAATTGAAAAGCAGGCTCATTGAATTGATTTCAGTAACCCATTTCAAAGATAGTCAAATCAATACATTCTACAGAGTTTTGGAACTTACTTGCATACAGAGGGCCAGAGTGCCTGAGACTTTTCATCTCCAGGGATATAACGAAAGCTCAGATAATCTTTCCACTCCAGCACCTTCTCCTTTAGAGGACTAAAACTTGTTGCAAGGAACACAGTATCAGTTGGGGATTTCCCTTTCCaaaacttctttctttcttcattGGGTAACCCAAAGAACCCATGAGCTGCATCCTGTAAATGATCAAGAATCTCTTGTGGAATCCCATGATTGATAATCTGAAAGAAACCCCACTTGCTTGCAGCTTCAAAGATTGATTCTACAAGTTGTGGATCATCCCAATTGGAGACATCAATAATGGGTATGGATTCTTGGGAAATGACTTGGCTTGCATGCAACCTTCGTTCTGGCGGTTGGATATATTGGCGAGGAAGGGATTGAAGACCTGTATCAACTAAACCCTTTAAGCCGTTTGCTTTGTGCACCACAAAATCAAGTACATCAGAGGAGGCATTTGGAGTAGCGGTTGACATCGTTAGAGGTGGTGGGAATCTGGCAGAACTTTGTACCAGAATTTCGATCTCTTATTACCAGGGCTATATCAATttcataatgaatgtataaatcaacttgtacattcattgataaattttcTGTAAGACATTTTTTCTAAAGGATAATTGAAAAAGTATACTTTCATCCGCTGATCAAGTTAGACTTTTTAA carries:
- the LOC131183075 gene encoding uncharacterized protein LOC131183075 yields the protein MLGEGPQMGDKCSVKRSVIGRHCRIGSNVKVVNSVIMNHVTIGDGCSIQGSVICSNVHLQERVGLKDCQVGAGFVVTAGCEYKGESLARKEK
- the LOC131183073 gene encoding feruloyl CoA ortho-hydroxylase F6H1-3-like, whose protein sequence is MSTATPNASSDVLDFVVHKANGLKGLVDTGLQSLPRQYIQPPERRLHASQVISQESIPIIDVSNWDDPQLVESIFEAASKWGFFQIINHGIPQEILDHLQDAAHGFFGLPNEERKKFWKGKSPTDTVFLATSFSPLKEKVLEWKDYLSFRYIPGDEKSQALWPSVCKDPVLDYMKRVEMVIKKLLELLLTKLNVREIDKEKEYALMGSLTINLNYYPHCPNPELVTGVGCHSDISSITVLLQDDIGGLYVRGIEEDSWIHIPPVNGALVINIGDVLQIMSNDQYKSIEHRVVANGSKNRVSVPIFVNPGPDALIGPLPEVLETGAAPRYKPILFSDYFSYFFSKGHDGKNSINYAKI